A region of the Mangifera indica cultivar Alphonso chromosome 10, CATAS_Mindica_2.1, whole genome shotgun sequence genome:
GACTCAGTCAAGTTTACACATTTGTGAAACTCTGCTTCAAAATTTGGACACTTGAGAAAAACATGGGACAACTTCTCCTGACATTGTTTAAAGATATGCCATTTGCAAAATCGATGGCGTGTCTCTGGGAAAACCTGAGTGATAGCTGATTGTATCACGGCATCATGATCAGTTGTGATTGACACAGGAGGACAACCAGACATTGCTGTAAGCCATGTATTGAACAACCAAGTAAAAGATGCTTCAGATTCATTGATTAAGAATGCACAACCAAACAGTACAGGTTGTCCATGATGGTTTACTCCAGTGAAAGGTGCGAAGGGTAAGCGATACCTGTTAGACCTGTAGGTCGTATCAAAGGTAACAGTATCACCAAAGTAGGTGTAATTAGTCCTAGCCTTTGGATCAGCCCAGAAGACATTGCTCACAGAGTGGTCATCATCACCCTGCACAGCATAAAAGAAATTGGGGTTCTCTGCATGCATTTGCCTCAAATAATCCAAGAGAAGCTGAATGTCTCCTTCTAAGCTCCTCTGGCGATTATTTCTCATGTAATTTCTACAATCCACCTCTGTAAATCCAACTTTGCTAATTCCaccatattcttttattaaggCCGACATAATCCTTCGAGGGCCCATTCCAGCTGCTTGTAAGGTATCAATCAGGGTCTTAGCAGGACCAGAGATTTGCCTGTGAGAACGAAGGCAATGAACTTGGTCTGGTGGAACTAGCTCATGATTGTGTTCTTTAACAAAACCAGACACAACCCATTTCCCGGAATCCTGCACTTTAACAGACAAAGATGCTTTGCACCCAACTCTAGTAATAGTCCGAGGTCTTTTAATCTCCCTATCCTTTGTGCGCTTCTCATTCAAATTCCTAAACCCTTCTTTAGCACAAACGAATTGCCTTTGGATAATAGCTCCATCACGCCTGGAACGGCGAGAGGAGCTGACACGAGTACTGAACCCGACACGACGAGCATAAGAATTGTAAAAGGCCTTGGCAGCCTCTTCGGACTCAAATTCCATGCCTTCATAAGGTTCGAGATCCAAAAGGTCACCCTCAGGAAGGTAAATTTCACCACTCCCAGTATTAACAATATTAATAGGAAAAGAACTATTATCATCCATGTCCTCTTCATCAACACCCTCGTCTCCCTCTCGCCCGCTACCCATTCCTCCTAAACCTATATCAAATTCCAGAACCTCACTATCCATGTCAATCTAACAGAAATATATCTCCACAATACAATCTAGTACAAAAACgaaaaacaaaccaaacaactgaccattttataatctaaagcTCCATTCTTTACGCCTCAATCACTCTCTCTGCTCGATCCTCAGTTTAAAGAACGTCAGCCCGGCAATTGATTGGCGAAGTAGAAAAGTTTCGTCACTGACACACACAAAAAAGAAGACTTTTTTCACTGGGAGTCTGGGGTTTCAAGTGAAGATTAAGAAGGGGAAGAGAATAAGAGTTAAATTTGGGGTTTTTTACGAGAGTGAGAATTGGTTTGGAGGAGGGAAAAAATTAGTTGGAGAAGAGAGACCAGTGACTGAGACGGAGGGAAGCGTGGGAGGAGAGGTAGGGTTCATGTGTAAGCAAGCTTTACTTGGCTACTGTTCTTTGGCCCTACCTAGCGTTGTTACCGTGTGATCTTGTTTTGAGATGATCTGGTCCGTTTATTGTTAATCTATTTAATCAAATTGGCAGCTCGGTTGTTTTCAAAGTGgtatatgaataattaaattctcCACGGTACACGTGTCATTGGATTATCACTTAATGTGATTAATTcgtaattaaagataaataattgtaactatagattttattagaacttttaatttattttgttatctcTTTTAATGTAAAACTCAGTTGTTTAAATTTTCATGTAGACGTAGATTCGTATCTATGTGACTCTGAAAGCTAAACTTAAATTCGAAAAggcaaactcaaattcaagtttcattttactcaaataataaagaatactaatagaaaaaataattattgaaaaaaacaaaaagagaaaaagttgttACAACACTAACAATCATTATTCGGACCTTTACTCTTCACCTAAACTCGATAATGATAGATCCTATagaatatatacataattatcaataatttttaatatctcttatactatttgatattcaattattacaatatatttataatatagttgattataattttgttatttattattatacctTTCTCTATCTCTCGTGTTTTTTCTATCGATTGggttaataacaataattttatttttgataatgctTGTAATATATAGTTTGGTTAGTTTAGAATATCATCGTTTCACGTATATAATATACGATTCAATTTACATTGATGAAAAGGCAACGCCATAATTCTCCATTTTTCAAACACCGCAATTGTCATCCCTCTCTCGGCGCATATGAAGGATCAAAGGTCAGGAAAAGTCATCAATTTGCCCTATTATTTGTCAACTTACTCGTCTGCACAACTGGTTTCTTTGTTTTGTAACAGTAATCAAAGACCAAACTTCTTATTCTATGTTTAACTTAAAAGCATAAGCTTTGGCACGGTCAATGGAGGGTAGGCTGTGTATGTACCTTCATCAGAAACTTCATTGTTGAATGAATGGTAAATAAAATGCCAGTCAAATTCCAATTCTGAAGGATGAACCCCATTAATTTTCTTCTGGGTGTGCTAATGTTGACCTCACTCTCAAATTTCTTCAACATTTccattatcaaaaattcaacTACTCTTGCATAGAACTTGTCCTTTTCTATCCATGAAGTATAACCAGAATACTTTCATAACAAATGATGGATTGATGTGGAAATTGGAAAGGGTAGAAAAGTCAATGGGAAGAAGCCATAGCATTCCATTGAAGAAGCTGAAGCACAATTTCCTGGGGAgaaattcaaaactatcactgGCTGGCTCCCAAATATATATGTGATAAAGAGAGAAACACAGGCATTAAAGGTATCTCTTTCTCTGCTTTTCTCATCTTCTTCCTGTCAACTCTTTGCCCACAtaacaactatatatatatatttatgggCGCGTGCATGTTAAATACAATTTTCATCTCGCTGCTGCTTTCACTACTCTTCATTTGCAGCCCAGCCCAACCAATCGAATTTCCCAACTTTACTCGAGACAGAGATTCAAAGTACTTCAAGCTTGAAGGGGATCGGACGAATATCCATGGCGAAGCTCTGCAGTTAACATATGATTCCACCAACGATGAGGACACTGATAAATTCTTAAACAATGCGGGTCGCATCATGTATCATCGACCTTTCAGGGTCCACAATGGTGATGATGGAGGTGAGAAGTTGGCGTCCTTCAACTCAACTTTTGTCATTAATCTCTTTCGGGACCCAGAGTGGGAGCCTGGTCATGGCCTTGCTTTTCTCATTGCCCCCAATTACAGCTTGCCCGTATCAAGTTATGGCCAGTGGCTTGGCCTCACGAATGGTACCACAGATGGCAGCAGAGAAAACTATTTTGTAGCTGTTGAATTTGACACTAGAGAGCAAGAATTCGACCCGGATGGCAATCATATCGGCCTTAATATCAACTCTGTCAATTCGACTAGGTATGTTTCTCTGGATGACCATAACATCACACTCTCACCAGCAAATGCAACCAGCTACAAAGTCTGGGTTGAATATGATGGAGACTCCAAATTGATGCAAGTGTACATGGTGGTAATACAAGGACAAGACTTCTATCCGACGAAACCCTCCGAACCGCTTCTCAAGGAGACCATAAACCTGAAGGATTATTTGAAAGCTGAGTCTTACTTCGGTTTTTCTGCTTCAACAGGCGATCCATATATTCAGTTGAACTGTGTCCGAGCATGGTCTCTTGACATAGATGAGGCTCCCAAGAAGGAAGATTTGAAATGGCTGATAATTACTGCCGGAGTTGGTGTTCCTGTGGTGATAATACTCTTGATATGCATAGGGGTTTAtatgaagaagagaagaaaaacgaAAGTTGAAGAGTCACATGAGCTTGGAAGGTTGAAATGGTTACCTGGGATGCCAAGGGAATTCAAGTACAAGGAATTGAAGAAGGCAACTAGCAATTTCCATGAGAGTATGAGGCTTGGAGAAGGTGGATTTGGAATTGTTTACAAAGGCATCGTTCATGAGAAGGATCATGATAAAAGTCATATTGAAGTTGCAGTAAAGAAATTTTCCAGAGATAACATCAAAAGCAAGGGTGATTTTCTAGCAGAACTCGCCATCATCCACCGTCTTCGCCATAAACATCTTGTCCGCTTAGTAGGTAATTTTCCTCATCAGTTTCTTTTGAGTTTCTGTCTTGATTCTATCtgtttatatattcatttatacatatatagaattaaaaatgaatgatttgTCAAGTACAATAATTTGTGATTTCATTTCTGTCAATTTATTGTCAAGAAATAACAAATACCCAACATAGAagcaatttaaataaaaacactGACCAACATATTTTTGAAGAACCTTCGAAGTGCTTGATCTTATCCTGCAGGCAGGCAAGCGTCAAGTTCAAAAGTTAGAATAATGAAGCTATTCCAAACATGCTATGAGTCAACTTTGCAGTTCAAGTCAAATTTAGCTCATCCACCCACCCAACAAGACAAGATAAGTCTCATGAATAATAAAGGGGGGAATAAGAAATTGATAGGAACTTTTCAAAGAAGATCAACCTTGTTTGTTTCtgtatttttattctttacCACATAAAACTTACAATACAAACATTGGGTAAAGCTAAGTTAGTAAGTTCATGTATGCTGTGTTAACCATTTCTACAACTTGACTTTTACCCAGGATGGTGCCATGAGAAGGGGAAGCTTCTATTAGTATATGATTACATGCCAAATGGAAGTGTGGACAGGTACTTATATGGTACTTCTGAGCAGGCGACGCTGAATTGGAATCGTAGATACAAGATACTAGCAGGGGTTGCCTCAGCATTATATTACCTGCACAATGAGTGTGACCAAAAGGTTGTGCACCGTGACCTTAAGGCAAGCAACATCTTGCTTGATGTAGAGTACAATGCTCGATTGGGTGATTTTGGTCTTGCTCGAGCCATAGATAATGAAAGAAACTCCTATGCAGATGTGGGATTAGGCGGAGTTCCAGGTACAAAGGGTTATGTAGCTCCAGAATGTTTCCATACAGGAAAGGCTACCACGGAATCTGATGTGTATGGCTTTGGAGCGGTAGTGCTTGAGGTGGTGTGCGGCAGAACTCCGGGGGCCATGATCCCTGACCAAGAACTTTCTTATACCTTAGTTGATTGGGTCTGGATGTTGCACCGGGAAGGGCGCATTCTCGATGCTGTGGATAAACAGCTCAACAATGATTTTGTAGAAGATGAAGCCAGGAGGGCTTTACTTCTGGGATTGGCATGCTCACATCCCATAGCCAGTGAAAGACCTAAAACGGAGGATATATTGCAGATCATTTCTGGAACTTTACCAGTCCCCGATGTACCTCCATTCAAACCCTTCTTCACTTGGCCTTCAACGGATCCATCTGCCAGAATTAGTAGTATACTTACGGGCATCTCATTGTCTTCTAGATATTCTAATACGTTGAACGATGTATCCAAATCACAGGAGGTTACACCTCGTCTCCCAGTTTGATTTTTTCAAGCTTCTCCAGCTATGTAGCATTCTTTACATAGAACTGTGCTTGCAGTATATGTAAGTAGAAGCAAATTCTTTCGTTATTTGTTGAGGAATTCCAGGAATTTAGAtaatgtatctatttttgaacACTTAGTTTTTCATCCTCTTTCAGACAGTCGTCTCCCAGTTTGATTTTTTCAAGCTTCTCCAGCTATGTAGCATTCTTTACATAGAACTGTGCTTGTAGTATATGTAAGTAGAAGCAAATTCTTTCGTTATTTGTTGAGGAATTCCAGGAATTTAGAtaatgtatctatttttgaacACTTAGTATTTCATCCTCTTTCAGACAGTATGCCATTGGGTATGATCCCAGAGCAGGGAAACAAAAATTATGGATGAAATTAAGAACTAGTAGTAAATTTCTATGTCACAGACGAAATCCAGATTGCTATCTTATGGTTGATTTCACTAACCAAATTTCAGAGGTATAATACAGAGTTTTCTGAGTTCCACATTACTTGAAATGACACTGATATATAGAAAGCTAGAATGCATCTGGAACTAGGTTGTTTTAAAGGTTTCTGTCAAGAATGTTGAGGTGAAAACTGAAAAGCACTCTTGCAGACAAAAGTCATTTGTTCTATTTTTACCCCTTTTAGAGGAATAATCATGATCATGGGTAGATCCTCATATCAAAATAACCAATACTctttaatttccaaaatttatgGCATAATATCGAGCTTAAGGTTTACAAGTTTATTAGACAATTTATCATTTAGAGTAATAAAAAACTGAGGAACAAAATCTTTTTGGTAAGctattttaaaaatgatcaCCTGTAAAAGttgacataaaaaataacaatcatTCATTCTgttcaaattaaacaaactttCAAACATCTCTTAAGATATTGGGGAGAACACTAATCTCCGAGAGATGTGACAACTTATGCAAGAATGCTTCACCAGATTTAAAAGaccttaaaaattaagtttttgagcTTTGGTAACAAGAACAATATCATGAAAGTCTTGATAAGAATAGGCAATCAAGGAGTCCTGCCCTCTTTGTACATAATCCACATAGAATTTCTCTGTGAAATCAAGTCATTGAGCAGGCAGAACTTCATATTTGTATGTGTTCTATATGTATCATATGGGCAGTGCAAAATTATTCAGAACTTGATAATATGCCAGAGAAGATTCTTTACAACTAAGAAATGGTCACAAGGAAGCTACAAACATTTACcttcttcaaacaaaatatttccATTGAGTGAAACGTTCAGTGAAGTGGAGCTATAGAAAGACAGCTTAGTTGAGTAAATGGTAGCGAAGTACACAATGCATCTTACTGTTATAGCAAGCACCTAGACACCCAGTTTTGGCCATGTGCAATTAAAGATCTTCATTTAGGAAGCTGAGATATTGTATTCAAAACTGTGGATATTGAGAACCAGTGGACACTAATAAAGAATTGCAAACTCTTATCAAAGATGATAAATTCTtctataaaaattgataatattatagcACTAACCAAGTCCGTCCTAAGATTCTTAGATgctaaaaaagataaaaaaatcagCAGAATGAACAGTGTTGTATCCATCGGTAATATTAGAACTAAAACCACCACTGGAAACctaaaaatcattatatttctTAAATGTGCTAGAATTTGCTTTTATTGAAACCACCACTGGAAACCTTTCCTGCTTGCACTTAAAAAATCGGCTTCAGCTTTCTCATTCTTTTGCAATTCAGCTTCTGCGTCCTCATTCTTCTTCAATCCAGCTCCTGATTTCTCACTTTTCCTCCTTATTTTTTCCCTGCGAGAGTAAACCCTTGTAATGAATGGCCTATCAGAACCTAAAGTTTAAGTTATAACAGATATGAGCATTTAGCGGAGAACATTACTGATGAATAAGTAGATTGCTATGAGTGCCTGAGTAAAAAGactttatatttcatttatcaaCATTCAACAGAGAAAAATATACAAGTTGAAACCTGATGCGTACCTGATTATGATGCTTTATTGCTGCAGGAGCTGTTGTTCCCTGGTTGCTCTTCAGCAGTTGGATGCCTGgagatattattattgtttgtaaaagaagtgtattttgataattgtaAAGAGACTGTAATGTTCAAGTTGTAACAGTGAATAGATCCATTTTTCATTAAATGAGAAATAGTGCAGAGTACACTGTTTTATTGGCCAAATAAGAAATAAACAGAACACCCAAAACAATGAAGAAACAAAGCAAATACTCAGGAACTGTAGTGAACAGCTTCCAGAGTCCCTAGGCTACCCAGCCTCAACCCAACCTAAAGGTTTACTAATTTTCTGGATGCCTTCCCCTGAAACTTTCCTCCTCTTTTAATGTTATGTGGCCTTCCTGTAAATCAACTTCATTATTCCTTTGATTGctctgattttgatttgtttccaTGTCCTTGTGGTTGACTAGCTGTGTTGCCATCTTTGTATGATCTTTATCCTCCTTTGCCAATTGTGTTTGATCTGCTGGAGATTTATTTAGAGATGCCATATTTGGATCTGCCAACTGTTTTTGGGCTGTTGGAGATGCATTTCCTGTTTTGCCCTTCCTGTTATAAGCTCTGATGATGACTGGGGTTCTATCAAAACCTTCGAGAAAACAAGGGAAAAATATCTAATGAAAAGTTGGTGGAATTAAGCAAGAGGTTGCCAAAAAATGAATGAAGGATCTGACTTTAATACCTTAAGCAATTATACCAAACTTTATTTGGAACCTCTTTGCATTACAGTTCAGCATTTTACTCAAGCTACAATCCACATTCTTTTGTTTCAAAAGCTTGTGTCGCTGCTCAAGACTGTTCTTCACGCCATGCCAAAAGAAGTCAGGACAGTCAGAAACTTCATCAATTCGCCTTCCCGTAACCTCTACCAAAAACTTGATCCTAGGCCCTAAAAAATTCTTGATGCTCTTTATAAGAATAGGGGGATAGGCAGTCACCAAAGCCGCTATCTGTCTATCTTCTAACCCACATCTctttaagtaattaaaattggGACTCAAAATCTTGTTCACACCTCTAAATAAAACTTCACTGAATTTCACTGCTACAAATTGAAGATCTAGCTCCTTCAGTCCTACTGATTTCACAAACGCTGAAGTCGAGTGAAGCCTATTATCAACGTAATAACCCATCATAAATGGATGTTTTACAAGGACTTACTGATCATTCCATCTTTGTCAAGGCCAAGACTAGCTAGAAAGTCCACAGTTTGTTTGAGCTTAGATTCAATGCTTAGCTATGAACCTCGAATTGAGCAGCATGATCCTTCCAAGTTGCTTTTCAGGGACTCCCAGGGCCTGAAACAAAGCCAAAAGTGGACAGAGCTTCTCTTCCACACTATGAGATAGTATATGAGGAATTTGGTTATGGCAGAAGCAAGGGTTTTCTTCCTAGCTATTGAGACACTCAACCATGACTACAAGCTTCTCATTGAGAGCCAGAGTAAGGACTTGGGGCACTTAGAAACAACGTGAGGGAGCTTTCTCTCTTGAATACCGATACTTTTCAAGTACTCCCAATTCTCAGAGGCTCTTTCTCTTTCAACACCCCTCAGACACTTGCACCTGTTGAACATATCATTGATGGttttatcatcaaaatccaTATCCCTGAAGAACCACATGATCTGCTGCCATTTTGCCTAGTGCTGGTCTCCATACCTCCTGAGAGAAGATGTGGAACATATCAAGGTCAAACTACACCCACAAGTTCCCTGTTGTTTTCATTTTCCTGTTAAGACATAAATTTATAAGTTGATAAATGCGCATACTATTTGGGGCAAATATTTCAGCAGTAGAGAAATAAAACACCAACTCAGTTAATGCAAAAAAACAGTACTGCTCCATAAATCAtcagaggaaaaaaaaaaggtactGGTTAATGCTCAATTCGCAATGAAGACACTACCAAAGCaactagaataaaattatgacaaaagAACAAATTTTGCAGCAGAAAATCAAATGCAaggatggaaaaaaaaaagccatattcaaaaattaaaaagcacAGACACATAATCATGATAAACAAACATctagaaaaaaaaggaaagatgcATTACCTGAAGTACTCAAAGGGTTTCTAGTTGGGAATTGAATCTTGAACTCAACAGCTGCCTCTCATTCTTTTGCGAAGTCTAAACTGAGCAGCGAAAGTGCAAGTAAAACGAAAGCCAAAAACTAGAAGCCTTATCTGATGCAAATATGTACTTCACTCTGTTCTACCATCTTACCTCATTTGCCCTTGTGGAATCTATGCGAAATGACTTTTGTACCCTTCCCATTTGCTGCTAAAACCCTAGCCTCATCTCCCCGACACAAAATCCTTGATTTCATTGTTGGATTGAAAACAAAGCAGAAGATGATGACGCCATCATCTAAAGGTCggatatttgttaaatttttaggcAAGTTGGAGATCTTTGAGTCTACTTCAACAGAGATGCTACGCCGTTTTTCTTCCATGAGAGATTTCAATGTTAATAATGACGGAGATGATGGTGGTAGATACAGCAACAAGTATCAGAACCCTCCAGAGCCAATACCCAATAGGCCTTTGAGAGGAGAAAGGCCATTTAATCATCATAATAATCAGCCTCAACTTTCTTCACAAACTCACTTCAATGGTACTAACCGAGTTCGCCCAAAGCAATCCAAGGTTGCTGATGATGTTCCATCAAACGAGAGTTTCctggaaaaattcaaattttctgtTGAGAAAAAGGCAGAAAAGCCCTCACAAAATGATGCACCAGCAGCTACACAACACAAGATCGAGCCTCCCCAAGATGCGGACGAGATCTtcaagaaaatgaaggaaaCGGGTCTCATTCCAAATGCAGTGGCTATGCTCGATGGACTCTGCAAAGACGGTCTTGTTCAGGAAGCTCTGAAACTGTTTGGTTTGATGCGCGAAAAAGGTACCATTCCTGAAGTTGTTATCTACACTGCCGTTGTTGATGGCTTTTGCAAGGCTCATAAATCAGATGATGCTAAGAGGATTTTTAGGAAAATGCAAACCAATGGCATCGCTCCTAATGCCTTCAGTTATGGTGTGTTAATTCAAGGTTTATGTAATGCTAATGAATTAGAAGATGCTATTGACTATTGTATTGAAATGTTAGAAGCTGGTCATTCTCCGAACGTTACTACTTTTGTTGGATTAGTTGATGGGTTGTGTCGGGAGAAAGGTGTTGAAGAAGCTCAGAGTGCTATTGCAACATTGAAACAGAAGGGATTTCTTGTTAATGATAAAGCTGTTAGAGAATACTTGGACAGAAAAGCTCCTTTTCCATCATCAGTTTGGGAAGTAATCTTTGGAAGAAATCCTCAGAgaaaccattttaatttttttcctttttcgtaAGTTATTTAATAATGACCTTCCATTGATTATGTAGCTTTATTGTTTTATCATATGAAGAAGATGtgaaagtaatatttaatttctaCAATGGAAGTTCTCTTTTTAACTTGTGTTTACCATGATTCTTTTGCTTCATTATCTTGTTTAAATAATATCACAGTCAGTATATTAATGTTGATACCATTTGTC
Encoded here:
- the LOC123228006 gene encoding protein FAR1-RELATED SEQUENCE 5-like isoform X2 gives rise to the protein MGSGREGDEGVDEEDMDDNSSFPINIVNTGSGEIYLPEGDLLDLEPYEGMEFESEEAAKAFYNSYARRVGFSTRVSSSRRSRRDGAIIQRQFVCAKEGFRNLNEKRTKDREIKRPRTITRVGCKASLSVKVQDSGKWVVSGFVKEHNHELVPPDQVHCLRSHRQISGPAKTLIDTLQAAGMGPRRIMSALIKEYGGISKVGFTEVDCRNYMRNNRQRSLEGDIQLLLDYLRQMHAENPNFFYAVQGDDDHSVSNVFWADPKARTNYTYFGDTVTFDTTYRSNRYRLPFAPFTGVNHHGQPVLFGCAFLINESEASFTWLFNTWLTAMSGCPPVSITTDHDAVIQSAITQVFPETRHRFCKWHIFKQCQEKLSHVFLKCPNFEAEFHKCVNLTESIEEFESYWLSLVDRYVLRDHEWLQTIYTARRQWVPVYLRDTFFAEMSITQRSDSMNSYFDGYINASTNLSQFFKLYEKALESRNEKEVKADYDTMNTSPVLKTPSPMERQASEFYTRKLFMRFQEELVGTLTFMASKVEDDEEIITYQVAKFGEDHKAYYVKFNVLEMKASCSCQMFEFSGLLCRHILAVFRVTNVLTLPSHYILKRWTRNAKSSVILEECANDVYNNYLESQTVRYNTLRHKVFKFVDEGAQSSDTYNVAMIALQEATKRVAVASRNDGKTTLVNGRMRTKSEAYRPISISVNHQVVCSQPLSEDDMDKKIQELTKELEFASKKCEVYRANLLSVLKDIEDHKLQLSIKVQNIKISLKDSL
- the LOC123228006 gene encoding protein FAR1-RELATED SEQUENCE 5-like isoform X1; translation: MDSEVLEFDIGLGGMGSGREGDEGVDEEDMDDNSSFPINIVNTGSGEIYLPEGDLLDLEPYEGMEFESEEAAKAFYNSYARRVGFSTRVSSSRRSRRDGAIIQRQFVCAKEGFRNLNEKRTKDREIKRPRTITRVGCKASLSVKVQDSGKWVVSGFVKEHNHELVPPDQVHCLRSHRQISGPAKTLIDTLQAAGMGPRRIMSALIKEYGGISKVGFTEVDCRNYMRNNRQRSLEGDIQLLLDYLRQMHAENPNFFYAVQGDDDHSVSNVFWADPKARTNYTYFGDTVTFDTTYRSNRYRLPFAPFTGVNHHGQPVLFGCAFLINESEASFTWLFNTWLTAMSGCPPVSITTDHDAVIQSAITQVFPETRHRFCKWHIFKQCQEKLSHVFLKCPNFEAEFHKCVNLTESIEEFESYWLSLVDRYVLRDHEWLQTIYTARRQWVPVYLRDTFFAEMSITQRSDSMNSYFDGYINASTNLSQFFKLYEKALESRNEKEVKADYDTMNTSPVLKTPSPMERQASEFYTRKLFMRFQEELVGTLTFMASKVEDDEEIITYQVAKFGEDHKAYYVKFNVLEMKASCSCQMFEFSGLLCRHILAVFRVTNVLTLPSHYILKRWTRNAKSSVILEECANDVYNNYLESQTVRYNTLRHKVFKFVDEGAQSSDTYNVAMIALQEATKRVAVASRNDGKTTLVNGRMRTKSEAYRPISISVNHQVVCSQPLSEDDMDKKIQELTKELEFASKKCEVYRANLLSVLKDIEDHKLQLSIKVQNIKISLKDSL
- the LOC123228006 gene encoding protein FAR1-RELATED SEQUENCE 5-like isoform X3, with the protein product MDSEVLEFDIGLGGMGSGREGDEGVDEEDMDDNSSFPINIVNTGSGEIYLPEGDLLDLEPYEGMEFESEEAAKAFYNSYARRVGFSTRVSSSRRSRRDGAIIQRQFVCAKEGFRNLNEKRTKDREIKRPRTITRVGCKASLSVKVQDSGKWVVSGFVKEHNHELVPPDQVHCLRSHRQISGPAKTLIDTLQAAGMGPRRIMSALIKEYGGISKVGFTEVDCRNYMRNNRQRSLEGDIQLLLDYLRQMHAENPNFFYAVQGDDDHSVSNVFWADPKARTNYTYFGDTVTFDTTYRSNRYRLPFAPFTGVNHHGQPVLFGCAFLINESEASFTWLFNTWLTAMSGCPPVSITTDHDAVIQSAITQVFPETRHRFCKWHIFKQCQEKLSHVFLKCPNFEAEFHKCVNLTESIEEFESYWLSLVDRYVLRDHEWLQTIYTARRQWVPVYLRDTFFAEMSITQRSDSMNSYFDGYINASTNLSQFFKLYEKALESRNEKEVKADYDTMNTSPVLKTPSPMERQASEFYTRKLFMRFQEELVGTLTFMASKVEDDEEIITYQVAKFGEDHKAYYVKFNVLEMKASCSCQMFEFSGLLCRHILAVFRVTNVLTLPSHYILKRWTRNAKSSVILEECANDVYNNYLESQTVRYNTLRHKVFKFVDEGAQSSDTYNVAMIALQEATKRVAVASRNDGKTTLVNGRMRTKSEAYRPISISVNHQVVCSQPLSEFDDFVPSTYKMPKLMLHL
- the LOC123227351 gene encoding probable L-type lectin-domain containing receptor kinase S.5, which gives rise to MGACMLNTIFISLLLSLLFICSPAQPIEFPNFTRDRDSKYFKLEGDRTNIHGEALQLTYDSTNDEDTDKFLNNAGRIMYHRPFRVHNGDDGGEKLASFNSTFVINLFRDPEWEPGHGLAFLIAPNYSLPVSSYGQWLGLTNGTTDGSRENYFVAVEFDTREQEFDPDGNHIGLNINSVNSTRYVSLDDHNITLSPANATSYKVWVEYDGDSKLMQVYMVVIQGQDFYPTKPSEPLLKETINLKDYLKAESYFGFSASTGDPYIQLNCVRAWSLDIDEAPKKEDLKWLIITAGVGVPVVIILLICIGVYMKKRRKTKVEESHELGRLKWLPGMPREFKYKELKKATSNFHESMRLGEGGFGIVYKGIVHEKDHDKSHIEVAVKKFSRDNIKSKGDFLAELAIIHRLRHKHLVRLVGWCHEKGKLLLVYDYMPNGSVDRYLYGTSEQATLNWNRRYKILAGVASALYYLHNECDQKVVHRDLKASNILLDVEYNARLGDFGLARAIDNERNSYADVGLGGVPGTKGYVAPECFHTGKATTESDVYGFGAVVLEVVCGRTPGAMIPDQELSYTLVDWVWMLHREGRILDAVDKQLNNDFVEDEARRALLLGLACSHPIASERPKTEDILQIISGTLPVPDVPPFKPFFTWPSTDPSARISSILTGISLSSRYSNTLNDVSKSQEVTPRLPV
- the LOC123228051 gene encoding pentatricopeptide repeat-containing protein At4g38150-like, producing the protein MTFVPFPFAAKTLASSPRHKILDFIVGLKTKQKMMTPSSKGRIFVKFLGKLEIFESTSTEMLRRFSSMRDFNVNNDGDDGGRYSNKYQNPPEPIPNRPLRGERPFNHHNNQPQLSSQTHFNGTNRVRPKQSKVADDVPSNESFLEKFKFSVEKKAEKPSQNDAPAATQHKIEPPQDADEIFKKMKETGLIPNAVAMLDGLCKDGLVQEALKLFGLMREKGTIPEVVIYTAVVDGFCKAHKSDDAKRIFRKMQTNGIAPNAFSYGVLIQGLCNANELEDAIDYCIEMLEAGHSPNVTTFVGLVDGLCREKGVEEAQSAIATLKQKGFLVNDKAVREYLDRKAPFPSSVWEVIFGRNPQRNHFNFFPFS